The nucleotide sequence GCGAGGCTGCTTGCGCACGCGCACGTGCTGCTTGGTCGTGGCGACATCGGCTCAGCGCGAATTGTGCTTCAGCGCGCCGCCGAAATGGGCAGTGCCCAGGCAAACTTCACGCTCGCGGAAACCTATGACCCACTCATTCTTTCCAAATGGGGAACATCTGGGACGCGCGGCGACGCAAATATGGCGCTTGATCTCTATGCCAGAGCTCTGGCCGGTGGAGTCAAGGAAGCGCAGGAGCGGTCCGACGCGCTGCATCGATAGCGCAAGCCGGAAGAGCGCGGGCCCGATGTATGGCGTCGCGAGTGCGTCGTGGGTCTATAAGTTGGCCGATGAATAGGCTCGTGTGATGGTGCCCGCTTATGGTCGCAGCTTTGGCTGCGCTGTTCTTGGCCATTCCGCCTTCCCTGGTGGATGCGCAAGCGAAAAATGTTCGCCCCATAGCCGATCGCAGCGGCATGATCGCGCGGTCTGTGCGCCATCGGCTTGTTTCGGCGAGCGCGGCACGCGATGTCCGCCACGGCAGCGGTGGTGCTAGCGTCAATCTGCAGACGCTCCAAGGGAGCGCCTCTTTCGAGCAATCGTCAGTCTCTGCAGGCGAGCGTAAAATGCTTGTGCCCTTCGGGCTGTCCAGCCCCCTGCTTCAAGCCCGGAGGAGCAGGCGGCCCACCATATGTATACGCGTTGGTGGGGCCGCTGCTCGCTTCGGGAGACCGAACGATTGGCCATGATGGATCGCTCCAGATTGGTCTTACGCATGTGGAGGGGCAGAGACCACAGGTCGTCGCCACCCATCGCGAGGATAGCATTGTCCAACTGTAGGAGAACGCATGTTCGACGCCGAAACGACTGCGCTATTCACAGCAGTGCTTGAGGAAGTATGCGAGAATATTTCCGTGTATGAGACCGGCGCCAGAGCGCACGTCGCTTCCAAGATCCTCGAAACTGCGGCAAACGGTCAACTCTCAATAAATGTCTTGAAGGCAGCGGGCCAGAAGCCCTGAACGCGCCTACGATGTGACGCTGACTACTCTTCCGAGCACTAGCCGTCGCTGGCAGGCGCCCTTTCTCGCGCAAGCTCTGGAGGCAGGTTCACCGCGTCCTCGGTCATGGATGGTTCCTCGAATCGGGTTGGTGTCGCAACCCAAACCTTACCGATGAATCATCGGTGACCACTCGCAACGTCGCTCGCTACAGCGCGATGTGGGACTCGCGTCGCGAGCGGCTTTGCGGATTAAGGTGGAGAACCGCAGCCTCCCCTGCGATGGAGCGGAGCTCTCACGGTCGACGGCTCGGCACACTGCCCCCGCCGAAACGTGTGCCGAGCCTAGCCAGTCTTTCGCTGGTCGAATTCCCGACCGGCTGACATCGATATTGTCACAACCATGCGGTTCTGAAAATTGCGTGGCGGCAACACTCGCGAATTATCAGAACGCACATGGCGGGTAGCTTCGGCTCGAACGAATGGCGCCATGCATCGGCCGCTATCAGGCCCGAATCTCAGTTGTAAGCTCGGCGGGTCGGGGTTTTCGATCGATTTCCAGCGCTGCTGCGAATGAAGCTCCGTCTCCCGCTCCATCGCTATTCAGCCCCCAGCCCCAGATGGAGCGGGGTCTTGAGCGCGCAAACGTTGCGGTCTTCGACCAACAGGCCTGGGACGCGGCTACCACCTAAATCCGCGGCCATCAGGAGCACTGTACGGATGTCCCCTTGCCGTGCTGGAAGATTTCGAGATGAAATCATCCAAGCCGAAGGAATGGACTGATCTCGAACGTAGGAAGCTTTCGGCGATGATACGCCTGCGGTTCGTTGCGTCTGAAATTGCCGCCGCTCTCCGCCGGCATACTGGCTCAGTAAGGCGGATGGCGCGAGAGATGGGGTTGACGTTGAAGAAATGACGGCAAGCTTTCCCCGCACCGTCGATAAGCCCGAGAATTCGGCCCTCGGCAGACCTCGCGGCCGACCGTAAGCGCTCCTTACTTGTGACGAGATGTTCCCTCTTGACTCAGCTCGCCCTCAGTTCTGGCTATGCGGGTCGCGTCTGTCGGCCGGACGAGATCCGGCTCTGGACTCAAGCCGTGTCTCGTTCCCCGTGTTTCCAATCAGCGCAGAACGGCACTCCAGGTAGCTTTAGATCCCATAGTATTCGCGGTACCATTTGACGAACTTGCGGATCCCCTCCTCGGCGCTGGTCGATGGTCGAAAACCAATGTCCCGCGTCAGATCATCGATGTCAGCGTACGTCGCCGGGACATCGCCGGGCTGCATCGGAAGCATTTCCTTCACGGCAACACGACCCAGCTCCTCCTCGAGCAAGGAAACGACGTGCATGAGCTGCTCGGGCGTGTTGTTCCCGATGTTATAGATCTTCCAGGGCGCGGCGCTGCGTGAGGGATCCGGAGCGTTCGTCGGAGCCTGCTGCCCCGGCGCGGGCGGCCGATCGATCAGCCGGACGATGGCCTCCACGACGTCGTCGATGTAGGTGAAGTCACGCGACATTTGCCCGTGATTGAACAGCTTGATCGACCTGCCCTCCACGATCGCCTTTGCGAATATGAACAACGCCATGTCGGGCCGCCCCCACGGTCCATACACCGTGAAGAACCGCAGGCCGGTGGTCGGCAGCGAGAAGAGATGGCTGTAGGCATGAGCCATCAACTCATTCGCTTTCTTGGAAGCCGCGTAAATGCTGATCGGGTGATCGACGTTGTCGCGGACCGAGAACGGCAGCTTCTTGTTCGAGCCATACACAGAGGATGACGAAGCGTAGAGAAGGTGCCGACATTGGGTATGCCGACAGCCCTCAAGGACGTTCATGAAGCCTTGCAGGTTCGCGTCGACATAAGCGTGCGGGTTCTCCAGAGAATATCGCACGCCGGCTTGCGCCGCCAAATGCACGACGTGGGAAAAGCGGGATTCGGCAAAGAATGGAGCGATGGCCTCGCGATCGGCGAGATCCTTCCTGATAAAGCGGAAGGACGGAAACTCCCGCAGCACACGGAGGCGCCCTTCCTTCAGCGTCGGATCATAATAGTCATTGACGACATCGAGACCAACGACGTCCCGACCGGCCGACGCAAGCCGGTGTACGACGTGAAACCCTATGAAGCCGGCGGCACCGGTCACCAGAATCTTTTGATCAGTCATTGCGCCTGTTATCTGCTCAGGAGCTAAAGTCGCCAGAGTTCTATCTCGGCCGGCTTGCTCGCCCGCTCCAGCCGGGACTTGACGTCCAGGACTAGACCTTGTCCCTCTTTCAGGAGCGTCTGCAAGAATGGCCAGCCCAAATTGATGAAAGTGTCGTGCGCGACGGCGAGAACAACCGCGTCGGCCGGCTGCTGCTCTTTGTGATCGGAGAGTTCAATTCCATACTCGTCGAAGGCTTCGATGCGGTCCGCCCAGGGATCGCGGACCTGAACCTTGATGCCGAACGATTCCAGTTCGCGCACGATATCGATAACCTTGGAGTTGCGTAGATCCGGCAAGTTCTCCTTGAACGTCACGCCCAACACGGTGACAACGCCGCCGCGGGATCCTCTCTTCAGAAGACGCCGAACACACTCTCGCGCAATCCGTGCGCCCATGTCATCATTGATGCGCCGTCCCGCGAGGATGACTTGAGGATGGTACTTCGCTATCTCGGCACGATAGGTCAGATAATAGGGGTCGACCCCGATGCAGTGCCCGCCGACCAGGCCGGGCTGAAACGGGAGGAAATTCCACTTCGTGCGGGCAGCCGCCAGCACATCGCCGGTATCAAGATCAAGCGCATGAAAGATCTGCGAGAGCTCATTCATGAAGGCGATGTTGAGATCTCGTTGTGTATTCTCGATCACCTTGGCCGCTTCAGCGACCTTGATCGAAGGCGCCTGGTAGATGCCGGCCCTGACGACCGCGCCATAGACCTCGGCGACGATCCTGAGCGACTTGGCGTCTTGCGCAGATACCACCTTTTGGATGGTTTCGAAGCGGTGTTCCTTGTCTCCGGGATTGATCCGCTCGGGGGAATATCCGACGTGGAAATCAACGCTGGCCTTGAGACCGGAGGCACGTTCGAGAACCGGCACGCATTCCTCTTCGGTTGCACCGGGATAGACCGTCGACTCGTAAACGACGATGTCTCCCTTCTTCAATGCGCCACCGACGGACCTCGATGCACTCAACAGCGCGCGGAGATCGGGCTTGTTTGCGCCATCAATCGGAGTCGGAACCGTAACGATGAAAAAGTCGGCCGCGGCCAGATCACCCGGCTGGTCAGTGTATTCAATCCGGGCGGCATGCAGATCAGCCATCTCGATTTCGCGCGTCCGGTCCTGACCTCGACGCAACTCGGCGATCCGCTCCGCGTTGATGTCGAATCCGATGACGCGATATCCGGCCCGACCAAACGCCACCGCCACTGGAAGCCCGACGTAGCCGAGGCCTATGACGCCAATGTTTCGGATAGTTGGCAAACCTGTCCGCTCCCAGAACTGCGCTGCAACGTCTCGTTAGCTAGGAAGCACCTCAATTCCACTTCGAGAAATAGCTGATCAGCTGATAGGCGTTTCTCAAACTTCCAAATCGAAATTGGTAAAGAGCCGGAATTGATACCTCCGGAGCCACTCGAATGATATCGCGGCTGAACCG is from Bradyrhizobium sp. ISRA430 and encodes:
- a CDS encoding NAD-dependent epimerase, whose amino-acid sequence is MTDQKILVTGAAGFIGFHVVHRLASAGRDVVGLDVVNDYYDPTLKEGRLRVLREFPSFRFIRKDLADREAIAPFFAESRFSHVVHLAAQAGVRYSLENPHAYVDANLQGFMNVLEGCRHTQCRHLLYASSSSVYGSNKKLPFSVRDNVDHPISIYAASKKANELMAHAYSHLFSLPTTGLRFFTVYGPWGRPDMALFIFAKAIVEGRSIKLFNHGQMSRDFTYIDDVVEAIVRLIDRPPAPGQQAPTNAPDPSRSAAPWKIYNIGNNTPEQLMHVVSLLEEELGRVAVKEMLPMQPGDVPATYADIDDLTRDIGFRPSTSAEEGIRKFVKWYREYYGI
- a CDS encoding nucleotide sugar dehydrogenase yields the protein MPTIRNIGVIGLGYVGLPVAVAFGRAGYRVIGFDINAERIAELRRGQDRTREIEMADLHAARIEYTDQPGDLAAADFFIVTVPTPIDGANKPDLRALLSASRSVGGALKKGDIVVYESTVYPGATEEECVPVLERASGLKASVDFHVGYSPERINPGDKEHRFETIQKVVSAQDAKSLRIVAEVYGAVVRAGIYQAPSIKVAEAAKVIENTQRDLNIAFMNELSQIFHALDLDTGDVLAAARTKWNFLPFQPGLVGGHCIGVDPYYLTYRAEIAKYHPQVILAGRRINDDMGARIARECVRRLLKRGSRGGVVTVLGVTFKENLPDLRNSKVIDIVRELESFGIKVQVRDPWADRIEAFDEYGIELSDHKEQQPADAVVLAVAHDTFINLGWPFLQTLLKEGQGLVLDVKSRLERASKPAEIELWRL